One window from the genome of Thermoanaerobaculia bacterium encodes:
- the prfB gene encoding peptide chain release factor 2 (programmed frameshift) gives MTKRDDLIAGLEGTAERIAALRGYLDCAAARSALDELREKSAAADFWGDPEKAQGTLRKIKIHEKALATDAEAERRADELRVFEEFLRAGEEVDAEASTALAAASAWADDLELSLKMTDAEDANNAWFSIHSGAGGTESQDWAEMLLRMYLRFFERRRWKAELIERVDGEEAGLKSATVHVIGEYAYGYLKGEMGVHRLVRISPFDANKRRHTSFASVFVTPEIEDDIEIVIPDKDLRVDTYRSSGAGGQHVNVTDSAVRITHIPTNIVVTCQNERSQGRNRDVAMKVLRAKLYQRALEERQAEESKRAGAKKKIEWGSQIRSYVLHPYRMVKDHRTDFEMGDTDRVLDGDLTPFIDAYLKESASEKRAQG, from the exons ATGACGAAGCGGGACGACCTGATCGCGGGGCTCGAGGGGACCGCCGAGCGGATCGCCGCGCTCCGGGGGTATCTT GATTGCGCCGCCGCGCGGAGCGCGCTCGACGAGCTGAGGGAGAAGTCGGCGGCCGCCGATTTCTGGGGCGATCCCGAGAAGGCGCAGGGGACGCTCCGCAAGATCAAGATTCACGAGAAGGCCCTGGCGACCGACGCCGAGGCGGAACGGCGCGCCGACGAGCTGCGCGTCTTCGAGGAGTTCCTGCGCGCGGGCGAGGAGGTCGACGCGGAGGCTTCGACCGCCCTGGCGGCGGCGTCGGCGTGGGCCGACGACCTCGAGCTGTCGCTGAAGATGACCGACGCCGAGGACGCGAACAACGCCTGGTTCTCGATCCACTCCGGCGCCGGCGGCACGGAGTCGCAGGACTGGGCCGAGATGCTCCTTCGGATGTATCTCCGTTTCTTCGAACGCCGCCGCTGGAAGGCCGAGCTGATCGAGCGCGTGGACGGCGAGGAGGCGGGATTGAAGAGCGCGACCGTCCACGTGATCGGCGAATACGCGTACGGCTACCTCAAGGGGGAAATGGGCGTTCACCGGCTCGTCCGCATCTCGCCGTTCGACGCGAACAAGCGCCGGCACACCTCCTTCGCCTCCGTCTTCGTCACGCCGGAGATCGAGGACGACATCGAGATCGTCATTCCCGACAAGGACCTCCGGGTCGACACGTACCGCTCCTCCGGCGCCGGCGGGCAGCACGTCAACGTCACCGACTCGGCGGTCCGGATCACCCACATTCCCACGAACATCGTCGTCACCTGCCAGAACGAGCGGAGCCAGGGGCGCAATCGCGACGTCGCGATGAAGGTGCTGCGCGCGAAGCTCTACCAGCGGGCGCTCGAGGAGCGCCAGGCGGAAGAGTCCAAGCGCGCGGGCGCCAAGAAGAAGATCGAGTGGGGGAGCCAGATCCGCTCCTACGTCCTCCATCCGTACCGCATGGTCAAGGACCACCGCACCGATTTCGAGATGGGCGATACCGACCGGGTGCTCGACGGGGATCTGACGCCCTTCATCGACGCGTATCTCAAGGAGAGCGCGAGCGAGAAGAGAGCTCAAGGGTAG